TCAAAGGAGTGATCTGACGGATCGTTTCACCAAAATTATAAGCGTCACCAAATACTTTCTTTACCAAAGAACCATACGCTAACAGTGGATCAAATCCACCTGCCAGCATCGCAATTGCCCCGACGATGAGTCCAAGCAGAATCGCAACAACAGGAACGATGAAAGAATCCTTTGTAAAAATCTTAAATACATTATTCATCCTGTTCGCCTCCTTGCATGCGTTTTCCACCTGACATCATCAACCCGAGCTCTTGTTCATTCGTTGTTTTCGGATCAACAATACCAACGATTTCACCTTCATAAATAACTGCGATGCGATCGGAAACGTTGCGAATTTCATCCAGCTCAAACGAAATAAGTAAAACCGCTTTTCCATTATCGCGTTGTTCAATTAGGCGCTTATGAATAAATTCAATCGCACCTACATCCAGCCCACGTGTCGGCTGAGCTGCAATCAACAGATCAGGATTCTTGTCCACTTCACGAGCAATAATCGCTTTCTGTTGGTTACCACCTGACAGAGCGCGTGCTAGGGTATGTATCCCTGGTGTACGTACATCGAATTCTTCAATTAGCTTTTCGGCATGCTTGTTGATTGCCTCATAGTTCAAGAATCCATTTTTATTAAACTCAGGGTGGAAATACGTCTCAAGAACAATGTTTTCAGCCATGCTAAAATCAAGAACTAAACCATGCTTATGTCGATCTTCCGGTATATTAGAAAGTCCTGATTCGGAAATAAAACGCGGAGTTTTATTTGTTAGATCCTTACCATTTAAAGTAACTGAGCCTTCTTGACATTTGCGTAGCCCTGTTAACACTTCAATCAATTCAGACTGACCGTTACCGTCAACACCAGCAATTCCAAGAATTTCTCCAGCCTTCACATCAAAGCTGATTTTATTTAAGGCATTAACTCCTCGATTGCCAATTGCTGTTACATTTTTCACAGATAGAATCGACTCTTTAGGATCAGCAGGCTTTTTATCTACGGTAAACGTTACATCACGCCCCACCATTTTAGATGCCAATTCATCTGGATTCGTATCTTTAATAGCTAGAGAATCGATAGTCTTACCACGGCGAATAATGGTGACACTATCACAAATCGCCATAATCTCTTTTAGCTTATGGGTAATCAGGATAATCGTTTTGCCTTCTTTAACCAAATTACGCATAATCTCAATTAACTCGGAAATTTCTTGCGGTGTAAGAACAGCCGTTGGTTCGTCAAAAATGAGGATATTTGCTCCACGGTACAAGGTTTTTAGAATCTCAACACGTTGTTGCATCCCTACTGAGATGTCTTCAATTTTTGCATAAGGGTCAACCTTGAGCCCATACTGTTCAGAAAGTGCTTGTACCTTTTTAGCCGCTGAATTGATATCTATCTTCAAACCATTTTTTGGTTCTTTTCCTAGAATAATATTTTCCGTAACGGTAAACGGTTCGACAAGCATAAAGTGTTGGTGAACCATTCCAATACCCATTTCGTTAGCAACGTTTGGACTGGTGATTTTCACCGGTGTTTCATTAAGTAAAATCTCACCCTCATCAGGTTGATACAACCCAAATAGAATATTCATTAGAGTCGATTTACCCGCACCATTTTCACCTAAGAGCGCGTGAATCTCGCCCTTTTTTACTTTAAGTTGAATATTATCATTTGCAATAATTCCTGGAAAGCGCTTCGTAATTCCACGCATTTCTACAACAGTTTTTACATCTTTCATTTCACTCACCCCGTTTTTCTGGGTAATAATTCACAAGTAACTCTGCACAAGGCAACAACAAGGCTAGTCATGAAACTAGCCTTGTTGCTTATTTTCTTTAACAAATAAAATAACTAGATCAATTACTTTTCAGCTTTTTCTGGAACTTTAATTTCGCCACTAACGATTTTTGCTTTAAATTCATCAACTTTTTTCAGAACTTCAGCTGGTACATTGATAGAAGAAGTAGAAGCTAAACCTACGCCGTCTTCAGCGATACCTAGGTTAACAACTTTTCCACCTTCCCATTTGCCTTCAGCCATGTCTTTGGATACTTTGTAAACAGCTTCGTCTACTTTTTTCACCATAGAAGTCAAAGTGATTTCGTTACCAAAGTTAAGAGATTGGTCTTTGTCTACACCGATAACCCAAACGTTTTCGCCTTTTTTCTTACGGTCAGCAGCCTCGTTGAATACACCGTCTCCAGTAGCACCAGAAGCATGGAAGATGATATCTACACCTTGAGCGTACATACCAGAAGCAGTAGATTTACCTTGGTCAGGTTTATCAAAAGCACCTGTGTAAATAGATATTACTTGAGCTTCCGGATTAGCGGCTTTTACACCAGCAAGGAAACCAGCTTCAAAACGTTCAATAACCGGAATTTTAACACCGCCTACGAAGCCCACCTTTTTGGTTTTGGACATTTCAGCAGCAACAACACCCGCGAGGTAAGCTCCCTCTTGCTCTTTGAACAATACGGATGCTACGTTTGGAGCATCAACTTGCGCGTCGATGATCGCTAGTTTCGATTCTGGGTTTTGGTCAGCAATTTTTTTGATTGGTTCAGCCATCATGAAACCAATACCCCATGTCAGATCCCATTTTTCCTTAACAAAGTTGTTCAAGTTTGGTACGTAGTCAGCATCGCCATTACTTTGAGCATAGTTTGTTTCAATGCCTGTGTCTTTGTTTAGCTTCTGTAGAGCTTCCCATGCACTTTGGTTAAAGGAGTTGTCGTTAACACCACCAACGTCAGTAACCATACCAACTTTTGCAGAAAGTTTCTTTTCTGCCCCTGG
This is a stretch of genomic DNA from Brevibacillus laterosporus DSM 25. It encodes these proteins:
- a CDS encoding ABC transporter ATP-binding protein → MKDVKTVVEMRGITKRFPGIIANDNIQLKVKKGEIHALLGENGAGKSTLMNILFGLYQPDEGEILLNETPVKITSPNVANEMGIGMVHQHFMLVEPFTVTENIILGKEPKNGLKIDINSAAKKVQALSEQYGLKVDPYAKIEDISVGMQQRVEILKTLYRGANILIFDEPTAVLTPQEISELIEIMRNLVKEGKTIILITHKLKEIMAICDSVTIIRRGKTIDSLAIKDTNPDELASKMVGRDVTFTVDKKPADPKESILSVKNVTAIGNRGVNALNKISFDVKAGEILGIAGVDGNGQSELIEVLTGLRKCQEGSVTLNGKDLTNKTPRFISESGLSNIPEDRHKHGLVLDFSMAENIVLETYFHPEFNKNGFLNYEAINKHAEKLIEEFDVRTPGIHTLARALSGGNQQKAIIAREVDKNPDLLIAAQPTRGLDVGAIEFIHKRLIEQRDNGKAVLLISFELDEIRNVSDRIAVIYEGEIVGIVDPKTTNEQELGLMMSGGKRMQGGEQDE
- a CDS encoding BMP family lipoprotein, with the protein product MKKILSVLSVATLSLSLVLTGCGKAQPTEPSKESASPGAEKKLSAKVGMVTDVGGVNDNSFNQSAWEALQKLNKDTGIETNYAQSNGDADYVPNLNNFVKEKWDLTWGIGFMMAEPIKKIADQNPESKLAIIDAQVDAPNVASVLFKEQEGAYLAGVVAAEMSKTKKVGFVGGVKIPVIERFEAGFLAGVKAANPEAQVISIYTGAFDKPDQGKSTASGMYAQGVDIIFHASGATGDGVFNEAADRKKKGENVWVIGVDKDQSLNFGNEITLTSMVKKVDEAVYKVSKDMAEGKWEGGKVVNLGIAEDGVGLASTSSINVPAEVLKKVDEFKAKIVSGEIKVPEKAEK